TGTCAaagttattaaatttatttctcAAATATTTACCAAAAGATGTGACAGTGTATTtcatttcttcaaatttcGGATCATTTTGAATTGTGCCAATTAGAAATATAGAATCAGAATTGTGACAAGCATCTTGACGCATcattcaaaagaaaacttaaaaaattgtAACGAATGCAGCCTTGAAGTTGATTCAATCATGGCGCCTGACCTAATGAAGCATGAATTTGACATTATAATGCATGCGATTGTGGTAAGAAAGTCAAAAGCTAGTTATCATACACCACATTAGGTAAGAATGAGTTGTAAAGATGTACCTCTTACCACATTACATTACCTGCATTCCATAAAAACTAcactttttaatcaatattcGCAACATTTGCCTCACCAATATCATTACCATCACCATTGACGCCGTCGGTGCTACTAGCACCACCAACTCTGTCGCCATTTTTCTACCGAAACCACTGAGCTCATAGTCACTATAACTCCTATTACAAGTGACATCGTATTCGCTCTTATCATTATTATCACCACCATCacaatttaataatttttattgcattgaaataaatttacaaaacaaacaacTTTACAAATGGTATTCCTTtggatattatttttataagttCTATCATTTGAAGTTCACTATTACAACCTGGATAATATACTATTAAGTGTAAAAGTGGAAATCACAcattatttcttcttctttctttttttccgaCAAAGAGAGTTTAATTGAAGACGAATAGAAAGGTTTATATCACTAgctaaaatatcaaaaatcaCTCAGGCCACATTTGGTCCCAACACATGGTTACCACCTACTCTAGACACAAAGGCCGCAACCTCAAGTTGGTATTGGTTGATTATCAACAcaagaatttatttttttatattttttttgggtatgaagTCCgggttaaaataaaaaatgtggaACTTAATTTTCAgtcccaaataaaaaataaaactaaacaataattcaaccccaaaaaaaagaaaaaaaaagaaagggaaaatcGATTGCTTTACGTTAGAATTTAGAAGACTTGAAGACAAAGGCACGACTTCAAAACATGGCATCATGGAAAGAATTGGGCTTCGGGTTCCGCCCGACATGCCGCAAGATTCATTCGCGATTCGCTTAACCCGATTCGGTCAACCAACCAACTTGCCCGAAACGTTTCTTTTGCTCTAATCACTCTCCACTCGCACACAcaataaaccattaaaatatttagCACGCCTTGCAGTGTTTCTGCTCCCACGCCCTTCCGTAATCAGTGGAATCCACGTTTCGTCTGGATCATGACACGTGGCGGAACTCACCATCATTGTAAGGCGTATGTGCTGGTGGGGAtgggttgagaaattctagaCTGAGTAGCGCCGCAATTGAAGAGCTTGTCCCAACCGCGTGGTCCTGCACGTGACATGTTGGCTCCCACTCCAATGTACGCCGTATTCTCCGCCCACTCtcaaattacaaacaaaataattgagTGTATTTTATAGGTAGTGTGACAATCAATTGGGGAAATCGAGTTCAAATGTAAAtcctcttttaattttgttatgaGAAACCAAGATTCAAATGTAAAtcctcttttaattttgttaagaGTAGTTAATCCTACATCCAACTGTTTGCAGTTCAAatcttcctccctctctctctaactgtggttaccaaaaataaaaccaaagtTAAGAAATCCAAACCCAAAGTCAAGTATTTCCATGTGTAATCATCTCTCTGATAGACGAAATATAAAGGGACATCCACCACCATCCGATATGTAATCATGACATCAGATACTTCCTTTTTGTGTCACATCTCCTGATCATCAACGGCTGTAATAGCACCTTTATGTCTGTGTCACTCAAATATGGTTGAACTTTTGTTTAGTCTTTTGGTACGCGCACGCGACTTTccattaaatatataattgcaATTAATAATTAAGCCTGAAGATTAGATCGTGGAGAAGATTAGgattaattagttaattagaTGAGtttttcatcatcatcttcatctagAGCTAGAGGCTTCCATTTGCTTGTAGAATGTGGCGCTGTCTTAATCATtcaaaatttacaaatttataTACCGGCATTATTACACCatcttataaataatatacatgttttttttaaaaaaaataatattatatactTGTAAAATTGTCAACCCACAAAATGGAAGGGAGTTGGTATAGTGGTAACCCAATTATTTCATCACTAGCCGTCCATCAACTTCGGCTTTCCTCACTTTTGGTGAACTAAGCTTATCGTGGGGATAAGGTTTTATATCATACTTGGCCATGTCAAAACATAGTGGATCATCATGCCTTATAGAAAGACTCTGGATCATGCACTAAAGAATGCATAGATAACGATTGTCAGCTGTTAATTGATAAGATCAGTTCGGAACCACAAACTAACGATAATAAAAACATTACGTATGTTATGATATGATATGAGACAATCAATTTagatcatatatataaatcgcatttgaaataatatttgaTAATATAACATCTGTACTTACAGTCAAGATTAGTTTGTTTACTCGTGTAATTTCTAAAATCTTAtaaagttttgtgaaaaagtcGAAAACTTTGGAGactgttagtgtaaataactctaaCATAATGTGTACAATTACAATCATGAGAAATATTTTCTTGGTAAACTGTTAGgaaaataaagatgaaaagTTTATGTTATCAGACTGTAAATCTGAAACCACGTAGTTGTCTAactatttctttattttgaatgtatttaagaaattttatatttttattatccTAATTGGTTGTATTATTTGTGGAGAGTTTTGTCAGAACTCAAGAAAGAGGAAATGAGAGGACAGAGGCTCAGAACTACAAGCAGGTGTGAACGCTATATAATGGTCAACAACCTTGGCAACACATTTAAGCCACGACCAACTACTAGTCCACCGACAGGTGTCCGTTGGCCAAGGACACGTGTCCATAAATCAAGCATGGAAGAGGGTACGTGGCAGGTTTCCATTCGCTCTGGTGCATTCAATGAATGAGCCTTACGTCATGAACAGAACCGGGACTGAATGAGAGAGGGAcgtaacaattaaaaaaagggcaaGTGGGGCTTAGAGTGAGATAATTGGGATTAACGACGCGATTAGCAGAGGTAATTAAGAGGCCCAGGGTCTTTATATattggaagaagaaggcaGGTGCTGAGACAAAAACACAGTGAGGACGAGTGATACATTCacagcaaaaaaataaagctaaAAAAACAGTGTGAGAGTTGAGATCAGAGCGATTGTGTTCTtgggttttcttctttaattttattttcccccCCTCTCTGTAATCCCCGCTTCTCTGAATCCCTTTCTGTTAATCATCTGTCTTTCAAAGttatgatttttgggtttgtttttcaaattaacaaaaagCAAACTTAGAAGGATTTCTCGAAAGCCAGGTGTTTTCAGAATCGAGATCCaggttttatataattattattttttctttcgcTGCTTGGTtaagtttttagttttatttttcctttaaaaatcAGTTTGGAGGGTGATTTTTGGTCCCTCAaggttggttttttttttttttcttcttaattttctgGGAGTAAAAGAGGTTGTTTATTTGAAATctcttttttctaatttttctgggttttgtcTGTATTTTCTGTAAAAACCCACTATCTGttctttaattttgataagaaCAGTTTGATTTCTAGGCACAAGTTTcagcattttatttttccctatctttttattttgtctaaATTTTTAATTGCTAGTGTTTTGTGATTTGTGAGAGATTTGAAGGAGGCATGGCAGCTACAATGGATTTCTACAGTAGCAGAGCTTTTCAATCTTCATCAGATCCCTTTAGGGGTGAGCTGATGGAAGCACTTGAGCCTTTTATGAAGGGTGCTTCTTCATCGCCACCCAGCTCCATACCCACAACCCCTTCTGCTCCTTCTTCAACCTCAAAcccttttcttccttctttcccTTCTAcctcctcctccccctcctACAACAACAGCtacctctctttctctccttcAATCCCCACAACCACCACAATCCATCAGCCCGATTTGTACCAAGATGGTTgctccacctcctcctccatgACCCTGTTTTCAGATGGGTTCTTTGAGCagctgcagcagcagcaacctGGCTCAATTGGGCTGAACCACCTAACCCCTTCTCAGATCCACCAGATCCAAGTCCAGATCCAGGCTCAAAACCAGCCCAACCTGGCTTGGCAAAACTATCAGATTCAGCAACAACAAATTACTCTCCCAGAAAACCACCACCAATCTCATACCCTCAGCTTCCTCGGCCCCAAACCCATCCCGATGAAGCAGGTGGGTTCTTCTGGTTCGCCGCCAAAACCCACCAAGCTTTACAGGGGTGTAAGGCAACGCCATTGGGGCAAATGGGTCGCTGAGATCAGGCTCCCAAAGAACCGCACCAGGCTTTGGCTTGGCACCTTCGACACAGCTGAAGAAGCCGCCTTGGCCTACGACAAGGCAGCTTACAAGCTCAGAGGAGACTTCGCTAGGCTCAATTTCCCGCACCTCAGGCACAACGGCTCTTCCGTTGGAGGCGATTTCGGTGAGTACAAGCCTCTGCATTCCTCCGTCGACGCCAAGCTTCAAGCCATCTGCGAAGGCTTGGCTGAAACCCAGAAACAGGGGAAGGCAGCAGGAAAGCCCAGCAAGAGGTCCTCCGCCGCCCGAGCTCCGGCGCCGCCGCCGGAGGTGAAGGTGGAGACCTCCTCGTCGCCGGTGATGACTGATAGCGACGGGTCTGCTGGTTCTTCTCCTTTGTCCGATCTGACTTTCGCCGACAACGCAGAGTTTTTGCCATGGGAAAACGGCAGTGGTTCTGAGAGCACAGCTATGTTGGAGAAGTACCCTTCTGAGATTGATTGGGCCTCCATCCTCAATTAATTAGCTTTAATTAATCATGTTAAATTGTAATTTGAGTATGTTTTAGTTTGGTCAGTCAGTCTTAGTAATTTGTTTAGGGGTCTTCTTTTCTGGTGGCCACTGCAATCAAGTTTTTGGCATCTGCAGGGTTACACATTGTAGTAATTTTAGTCTAGTTTTCTAGTTTGGGTCAAATTGGGTTTGATGTTCATACAATGATGTAAAAAATCTTCATCATGGTCtgcttgtttttttcttgctAGGCCATGACTGGTTGAagttctttatatatatgtaatattcTCATTTTATGTACCTCTGTTGTCATATTGTATCATCCATTTGTGTTAATCTTTGgtcttaatgttttttttattttataatcttTTCACAAATCGATGTTCTAAATTTGTCTGCCGATGGAAGATCGAACTCGGATGCAAAAAAGTTTTAAGTGTTAGGAACTTGGGATGAGGTTGTACATTTGTATTCAAACTTTATTGGTTCGTAATTGCATTTGTGTACGCAGAATCTGGAAGATATTAAATTGAACATGTGATGCTGAGTCGCTGGGTAGTCATATAACTCCTCATGTGGACCTACCTCAAATTCAGAATTTGTAATGGGCGCCTTGCAGCTAAGAATCTGCAAAGTTTTGTTCATTTGGACCTATCTgaacttttgattttttgatgGGTGCCTGCAGCGAAGAATCTGGAAATTTTGTTCTGGTTTGGTTTCTGTAGCAAGTCACGGACCTAAACATGAGTTGGTGGATAGCTTCATCATTCATTGTTGCTTTGGTTTCCCACTAGATCGAACTCCAAGAATTACAGCCAACtatttaccaaaaatattACTAGCAATTATGATGGTTaccaaagtttttctcctATTTGTCCTTTTGAGTCGCTTTTTGTAAAAAAGATTTACCTAAACCTAGTGTATACAATTAGTCTCACATGATGATTAACCAAAATAATTCAACATGATGATTAACTTAACTAAATGAGTGATGCTCCTCAGGTTATAATGTACGTGAACAAGAGTAAAatgaaacatatataaattttgatGCATTAGgggagagagtgagagaaatGGATGACTTACTATCCTCACAGCATAAGTCACACTTTGTTACATGGAAGTTTCTCtcacattattttttgtttaccATGATGTCGTATTTCCTAATTCCGGCCAACTTCATAAATTGCAAACCTTGAAGATGCTTGCAAACGAgactttcatttttcttcatgtGATCAATCATATAGTACACTAAACAAGCTCAATTACGGGTTGGTAAAAGTTAATTAATGAAGCTCCATTTTCAATtgtgattattaaattaatatcagaTGAGGAATATTGTCCCAATTCATGGCCTCATGGGACGAAACATAGTCGCTGAGGACCC
The window above is part of the Prunus dulcis chromosome 1, ALMONDv2, whole genome shotgun sequence genome. Proteins encoded here:
- the LOC117633974 gene encoding ethylene-responsive transcription factor RAP2-4-like, with the protein product MAATMDFYSSRAFQSSSDPFRGELMEALEPFMKGASSSPPSSIPTTPSAPSSTSNPFLPSFPSTSSSPSYNNSYLSFSPSIPTTTTIHQPDLYQDGCSTSSSMTLFSDGFFEQLQQQQPGSIGLNHLTPSQIHQIQVQIQAQNQPNLAWQNYQIQQQQITLPENHHQSHTLSFLGPKPIPMKQVGSSGSPPKPTKLYRGVRQRHWGKWVAEIRLPKNRTRLWLGTFDTAEEAALAYDKAAYKLRGDFARLNFPHLRHNGSSVGGDFGEYKPLHSSVDAKLQAICEGLAETQKQGKAAGKPSKRSSAARAPAPPPEVKVETSSSPVMTDSDGSAGSSPLSDLTFADNAEFLPWENGSGSESTAMLEKYPSEIDWASILN